In the genome of Flaviflexus ciconiae, one region contains:
- a CDS encoding GtrA family protein, which yields MFSRFVRRLLRGQTLREWLIEFLRFCTVGLGAYVVDIGLFNLLAYHWPIELPFDQSMSAKFISVAVSIVVAWIGNRLWTFRDKKQNNRRREFTMFVTVNLGGMAIALGCLAVSRFILNFDSQFADNIAANVVGLVLGTAFRYLCYRYIVFAPPELANQKK from the coding sequence GTGTTCTCGCGTTTCGTTAGGCGGCTGCTCCGCGGTCAAACCCTGAGGGAATGGCTGATCGAATTTCTGCGATTCTGCACCGTTGGACTTGGTGCATACGTTGTCGACATTGGCCTTTTCAATCTCTTGGCTTACCACTGGCCCATTGAGCTCCCCTTCGACCAGTCGATGTCCGCAAAATTCATCTCGGTTGCCGTTTCTATCGTCGTCGCGTGGATCGGGAACCGGCTGTGGACTTTCCGGGACAAGAAGCAGAACAACAGGCGCCGCGAATTCACCATGTTCGTTACCGTCAACCTGGGTGGCATGGCGATCGCCCTCGGCTGTCTCGCAGTCTCACGATTCATCCTGAACTTCGACTCTCAGTTCGCTGACAACATTGCCGCAAACGTCGTTGGTCTCGTGCTTGGAACAGCTTTCCGGTACCTGTGCTACCGCTACATTGTGTTCGCCCCACCAGAGCTCGCAAACCAAAAGAAGTAG
- a CDS encoding response regulator transcription factor translates to MTKVLLVEDDLAISDPLVRALGREGYEVRPHGTGRSALDELSNGADLIILDLGLPDMDGLDVARTIRSQGSTVPILILTARADEVDMVVGLDAGADDYVTKPFRLAELMARVRALLRRGSGEESEADILSAQDVKVDVSAHRAWVKDKELHLTGKEFDLLTVLLRDAGSVVSREDLMDQVWGSDSASSTKKLDMHVSWLRRKLGDDANEPRYISTVRGMGFRFEN, encoded by the coding sequence GTGACTAAGGTATTACTCGTTGAAGATGATCTCGCAATCTCCGACCCGCTGGTCCGCGCTCTTGGGCGTGAGGGCTACGAGGTGCGGCCGCACGGGACCGGGCGGAGCGCGCTCGATGAGCTCTCGAACGGTGCTGACCTCATCATTCTCGACCTCGGCCTGCCGGACATGGATGGGCTCGACGTTGCTCGTACTATCCGGTCGCAGGGCTCGACCGTCCCGATCTTGATCCTGACGGCTCGCGCCGACGAGGTCGACATGGTTGTTGGCCTCGACGCTGGAGCCGATGACTACGTGACCAAGCCTTTCCGTCTTGCGGAGCTCATGGCCCGTGTGCGGGCACTTCTGCGCCGCGGAAGCGGCGAGGAGAGCGAAGCCGATATTCTGTCCGCCCAGGACGTCAAGGTGGACGTGTCCGCCCACCGCGCGTGGGTGAAGGACAAGGAACTTCACCTGACCGGTAAGGAATTCGATCTCCTCACCGTGCTTTTGAGGGATGCTGGCTCCGTCGTGTCCCGCGAGGACCTCATGGATCAGGTGTGGGGCTCAGACTCCGCTTCCTCTACCAAAAAGCTGGACATGCACGTGTCGTGGCTACGTCGCAAGCTGGGCGACGACGCGAACGAACCGAGGTACATCTCGACCGTTCGCGGCATGGGATTCCGGTTCGAGAACTAA
- a CDS encoding sensor histidine kinase, whose amino-acid sequence MRRRALRMTLLAVLLAVLILGVPMAIFGSTMLWNQEVANMRDQASSLTAIVDRRIDRGAEITPELVVGWGGDAGHPTNVTVFLPGGGQITGDRELSSNPLTVVERGVSGVVVQVQTDRGHIFRSIAGFILLVSIASIGALLAGALLAARQSRKLSAPLIYLAASAEQIGSGTVRPHLRKSGIEEIDLVSEELVRTADRMAGRLSAERQFAADASHQLRTPLTALSMRLDEIEMITEDDEVLEEVRACQDQVERLTGVVTELLKTSRSDSGGTTEAVNLSKIFDQQRDEWKKVFAKAKRELIFDGDEDVTVLATPGSLSQIVATLIENSVNYGDGDVTIGARRTANGKGIVITVSDEGKGVPEEIGDDIFKQGVSTGGSTGLGLPLALNLARADGGKLELTQNTPPVFSLTLNAVPTSLDPDKVLPQGALISMGSRRRRR is encoded by the coding sequence ATGCGTCGCCGCGCGCTGAGGATGACGCTGCTGGCGGTGCTTCTGGCCGTCCTGATTCTGGGCGTCCCCATGGCCATCTTCGGATCCACCATGCTGTGGAACCAGGAGGTGGCCAACATGCGCGACCAAGCCTCGTCACTTACCGCCATCGTCGATCGCCGTATCGACCGTGGCGCCGAAATCACCCCAGAACTCGTTGTCGGATGGGGTGGGGATGCTGGACATCCCACCAATGTCACAGTGTTTTTGCCCGGCGGGGGACAGATCACGGGAGACCGGGAGCTATCGAGTAATCCACTGACCGTCGTCGAACGAGGCGTCTCCGGTGTTGTTGTACAGGTCCAAACTGACCGGGGCCATATCTTCCGGTCCATCGCTGGATTCATTCTCCTGGTCTCGATCGCCTCGATCGGAGCTCTGCTCGCGGGTGCCCTCCTTGCCGCCAGGCAGTCCCGCAAGCTGTCCGCCCCTCTCATTTACCTGGCTGCCTCTGCCGAGCAGATCGGCTCCGGCACCGTTCGCCCCCACCTGCGAAAGTCCGGGATCGAAGAAATCGATCTGGTCTCCGAAGAACTCGTCCGCACAGCGGACCGTATGGCGGGCAGGCTGTCCGCCGAGCGGCAGTTCGCGGCCGATGCCTCGCACCAGCTCCGCACCCCGCTCACGGCACTTTCGATGAGGCTTGACGAAATCGAGATGATCACAGAAGACGATGAAGTGCTCGAGGAAGTGCGTGCCTGCCAGGACCAGGTAGAGCGCCTCACCGGCGTCGTCACCGAACTCCTGAAGACGTCCCGTTCGGACTCGGGCGGTACCACGGAAGCGGTCAACCTGTCGAAGATCTTCGATCAGCAGCGAGACGAGTGGAAGAAGGTCTTTGCGAAAGCAAAGAGGGAACTTATCTTCGATGGCGACGAGGACGTTACCGTCCTGGCCACCCCGGGATCGCTCTCCCAGATTGTCGCCACTCTGATCGAGAACTCCGTGAACTATGGCGACGGGGATGTGACGATCGGAGCCCGCCGCACCGCAAACGGCAAGGGCATCGTTATCACGGTGAGCGACGAAGGGAAGGGCGTTCCCGAAGAGATCGGTGACGATATTTTCAAGCAGGGTGTATCCACCGGCGGCTCCACGGGGCTGGGTCTCCCGCTTGCCCTCAACCTTGCTCGCGCCGACGGCGGAAAGCTGGAACTTACCCAGAACACCCCGCCGGTCTTTTCCCTCACCCTCAACGCAGTACCCACGTCCCTGGATCCGGACAAGGTCCTTCCCCAGGGAGCTCTCATTTCCATGGGATCGCGCAGGCGCCGCCGCTAA
- a CDS encoding adenylate/guanylate cyclase domain-containing protein: MAHKTVEARANSLLTGEAQFTLVEAAERTGVDARTVRRFWIAMGFPAIDDEENDKIFTGYDLEMMRRHFDKLSAGQFDADTLNSLLRAQSHMADRLVLWQYEALVEFAESTFELDDISARYWVIEHIDEYLPLLEEQMKYVWRRHTAAFLRRSEVELRRRSPEVDTPDLPPLQRAVGFIDLVAFTSRSREFGSDQLVSFMRDFEFTCRDIITSHGARLVKTVGDAVIFISEDLATGAKVATELVSALGRIEGMLPVRASLLWGRVVSSFGDIFGPVVNLASRLVDVAPTGSVLIDRPTASAILNSLSSSYLVLPFGQQDLRGTGSVEIFELKKLR; the protein is encoded by the coding sequence ATGGCCCATAAGACCGTAGAGGCTCGGGCGAATTCTCTTCTTACGGGCGAGGCTCAGTTCACTCTGGTCGAGGCGGCCGAGAGGACGGGTGTCGATGCTCGCACGGTCCGGCGCTTCTGGATCGCCATGGGATTCCCGGCGATCGACGATGAGGAAAACGACAAGATTTTCACGGGTTACGACCTGGAGATGATGCGACGTCACTTCGATAAGCTGTCCGCGGGTCAGTTCGATGCCGACACCCTCAACTCTCTTTTGCGCGCCCAGTCGCACATGGCGGACCGCCTTGTCCTGTGGCAGTACGAGGCTCTTGTCGAATTTGCCGAGTCGACATTCGAACTGGATGATATTTCGGCTCGCTACTGGGTAATCGAGCACATCGACGAATATCTACCGCTCCTCGAAGAGCAGATGAAGTACGTGTGGCGCCGGCACACGGCGGCGTTCCTTCGCCGCTCCGAGGTTGAGCTGCGCAGGCGCTCCCCGGAAGTGGACACGCCGGACCTGCCGCCCCTCCAGCGCGCAGTCGGCTTTATTGATCTCGTTGCCTTCACCTCCCGCTCCCGCGAATTTGGGTCCGATCAGCTCGTGTCATTCATGAGGGACTTCGAGTTCACGTGCCGCGACATCATCACCAGTCATGGCGCCCGCCTCGTCAAAACGGTCGGCGATGCCGTTATCTTCATATCCGAGGACCTGGCAACCGGCGCCAAGGTCGCCACCGAGCTCGTGTCAGCACTCGGCCGAATCGAAGGCATGCTACCCGTTCGAGCCTCCCTACTGTGGGGGAGGGTCGTCTCCTCCTTCGGTGACATCTTCGGTCCCGTCGTTAACCTGGCGAGCCGCCTTGTTGATGTGGCCCCGACCGGCTCGGTCCTCATTGACCGCCCCACGGCGTCCGCGATCCTGAACTCCCTATCGTCCAGCTACCTCGTTCTGCCGTTTGGGCAACAGGATCTGCGCGGAACCGGAAGCGTCGAGATCTTTGAGTTGAAAAAGTTGCGATAA